The following proteins come from a genomic window of Pseudomonas hygromyciniae:
- a CDS encoding molybdopterin molybdotransferase MoeA — protein sequence MNPVGKPGKTGALMPVEEALERLLNMAEAAPIREQQYLPLAECDGRVLAEALVSTLDLPPWPNSAMDGYALCTADWTGEPLVVSQRIFAGQAPEPLAAGTCARIFTGAPVPEGADCVEMQENAEVQPDQRVSFTQALRVGQNIRPKGQETTVGEEVLAAGTRLGPIELGLAASLGRDRLAVVRRVRVAVLSTGDELIEPGLPLGPGQIYNSNRRVLCSWLQRLGCEVIDAGILPDDLELTRTRLGALGSVDLILSTGGVSVGEADFLGIALREEGELALWKLAIKPGKPLTFGHFRGVPVIGLPGNPASTLVTFALLARPYLLRRQGVEAVQPLRFEVPVGFVWAKPGNRREYLRGRLEQGQAVIYQNQSSGVLRSAAWAEGLVEVLEGTTLAIGDRVNFIPLSEVLG from the coding sequence GTGAATCCCGTGGGTAAGCCGGGCAAGACCGGTGCATTGATGCCGGTAGAAGAAGCACTCGAGCGCCTGTTGAACATGGCCGAGGCCGCACCGATCCGTGAGCAGCAATACCTGCCATTGGCCGAGTGCGACGGGCGCGTGTTGGCCGAGGCGCTGGTGTCCACCCTCGACCTGCCACCCTGGCCCAACAGCGCCATGGACGGCTACGCCTTATGTACCGCCGACTGGACGGGTGAGCCGCTGGTGGTGAGCCAGCGCATCTTCGCCGGCCAGGCCCCCGAGCCCTTGGCGGCGGGGACCTGTGCGCGGATCTTCACCGGTGCCCCGGTACCCGAAGGGGCCGACTGCGTAGAAATGCAGGAAAACGCCGAGGTGCAACCCGATCAGCGCGTGAGCTTTACCCAGGCGCTGCGGGTAGGGCAAAACATCCGGCCCAAGGGCCAGGAGACTACGGTCGGTGAAGAGGTCTTGGCGGCCGGTACGCGGCTCGGCCCGATTGAACTGGGCCTGGCGGCCTCCCTGGGGCGCGACCGCCTGGCGGTGGTGCGTCGCGTGCGTGTGGCGGTGCTGTCCACTGGCGACGAGTTGATCGAGCCGGGCCTGCCCCTGGGGCCGGGGCAAATCTACAACAGCAACCGGCGGGTGCTGTGCAGTTGGTTACAACGCCTGGGCTGCGAGGTGATCGACGCCGGTATCTTGCCCGATGACCTGGAATTGACCCGCACCCGCCTGGGGGCACTGGGCTCGGTGGACCTGATTCTGTCCACTGGTGGTGTCTCGGTGGGCGAAGCCGACTTCCTCGGTATCGCACTACGCGAGGAGGGTGAGCTGGCCTTGTGGAAGCTGGCGATCAAGCCTGGCAAACCACTGACATTCGGCCATTTCCGTGGTGTGCCGGTGATCGGTCTGCCGGGGAATCCAGCGTCCACCCTGGTCACGTTCGCCCTGCTGGCGCGGCCATACCTGCTGCGCCGCCAGGGTGTCGAAGCGGTGCAGCCCCTGCGTTTCGAAGTCCCGGTGGGATTCGTCTGGGCCAAGCCGGGCAACCGTCGCGAGTACCTGCGCGGGCGCCTGGAGCAGGGACAGGCGGTGATCTACCAGAACCAGAGCTCCGGCGTATTGCGCAGTGCCGCCTGGGCCGAGGGATTGGTGGAAGTCCTGGAAGGCACCACCTTGGCTATCGGCGACCGGGTGAACTTCATTCCCCTGAGCGAAGTGTTGGGCTGA
- a CDS encoding response regulator transcription factor yields MTCNLLLVDDHALIRAGVRALILDIPGYAVIGEATDGAQVLAQFTALQPDIVLLDLSMKHTSGLDALQQLKHAYPKSKVLILSMHTDPQLIMRALEAGAHGYLLKDTSANELEHALLALRNNERYLSPAIAHTVINQALIHSQSHPAPPAQRHNLTARQLEILRLIVRGKSTREIAHGLGLSIKTVEAHRSQIMKRLQIFDVAGLVLFAVREQIISLDD; encoded by the coding sequence GTGACCTGCAATTTACTTCTGGTAGATGACCACGCATTGATCCGCGCCGGCGTACGCGCACTGATCCTGGATATCCCCGGCTATGCCGTGATTGGGGAAGCCACCGATGGCGCGCAAGTGCTGGCACAATTTACCGCCTTGCAGCCCGATATCGTCCTGCTGGACCTGTCGATGAAGCACACCAGCGGCCTGGATGCATTGCAACAACTCAAGCACGCCTACCCCAAGAGCAAGGTGCTGATCCTGTCGATGCACACCGACCCGCAGTTGATCATGCGAGCCCTGGAGGCAGGTGCCCACGGCTACCTGCTCAAGGACACCAGCGCCAATGAGCTGGAACATGCGCTACTGGCGCTGCGCAACAACGAGCGCTACCTGAGCCCGGCCATCGCCCACACGGTGATCAACCAGGCCCTGATCCACAGCCAGTCCCACCCGGCGCCGCCGGCGCAACGCCACAACCTGACGGCACGCCAACTGGAAATCCTGCGCCTGATCGTACGTGGCAAGTCCACCCGCGAGATCGCCCACGGCCTGGGCCTGAGCATCAAGACCGTGGAAGCTCACCGCTCGCAAATCATGAAGCGCCTGCAGATTTTCGATGTCGCCGGCCTGGTGCTGTTTGCGGTGCGTGAGCAGATCATCAGCCTGGACGATTAG
- a CDS encoding sensor histidine kinase, translating to MYASPKSLVTKVVSPGTTRWVTLGLCLCATLVSLWVYAHEAPLPIFLLMLNLAALAAAGLQRWRSRKSIKFQPQELADRLLQVQENERHRLSRELHDDIGQLLTAAKLQSDWLQRRLPADLQEQCNVLCNTLNETLAKVRDVSAILNPRQLASLGLEASLRAHLLKTLENTPVHWSLECHQRLTGIPEEMAVAAFRITQEAVTNMLRHAQARNLLVRLQRLPQGLSLYISDDGQGFLPATDPGLEGQRGMAGMSERIDQLGGMLSVRSQPGFGTRIEALFPWAPRTLERASPAKVLE from the coding sequence ATGTACGCCAGCCCCAAGTCACTTGTCACCAAGGTCGTCTCCCCGGGCACTACCCGTTGGGTCACGCTTGGCCTGTGCCTGTGTGCAACCCTGGTCAGCCTGTGGGTGTATGCCCACGAAGCGCCCCTGCCGATATTTTTGCTGATGCTCAACCTCGCCGCCCTCGCCGCCGCGGGCCTGCAGCGTTGGCGCTCGCGCAAGTCCATCAAGTTCCAACCCCAGGAATTGGCCGACCGCCTGCTACAGGTCCAGGAAAACGAGCGTCATCGCCTCAGCCGCGAACTGCACGACGATATCGGCCAGTTGCTGACCGCCGCCAAGCTGCAAAGCGACTGGCTGCAGCGCCGCCTGCCGGCCGACCTGCAGGAGCAATGCAACGTGCTATGCAACACCCTCAACGAAACCCTGGCCAAGGTGCGCGACGTATCGGCCATTCTCAACCCCCGGCAACTGGCCAGCCTGGGCCTGGAAGCGAGCCTGCGTGCGCATCTGCTCAAGACCCTGGAGAACACCCCGGTGCACTGGAGCCTGGAATGCCATCAACGCCTGACCGGGATTCCGGAAGAGATGGCGGTGGCGGCCTTTCGTATCACCCAGGAGGCCGTGACCAACATGTTGCGCCATGCCCAGGCGCGCAATCTGCTGGTACGCCTGCAACGCTTGCCTCAGGGGCTATCCCTGTATATCAGCGATGACGGTCAGGGATTCCTGCCCGCCACCGACCCAGGCCTGGAAGGCCAGCGGGGCATGGCTGGCATGTCCGAACGCATTGATCAATTGGGCGGCATGTTGTCCGTCCGGAGCCAACCGGGCTTCGGCACGCGGATCGAGGCGCTATTCCCCTGGGCGCCCCGCACCCTCGAACGGGCCAGTCCCGCTAAGGTTCTAGAGTGA
- a CDS encoding chemotaxis protein CheV has translation MAGILDTVDQRTQLVGENRLEILMFRLAGRQLFAINVFKVQEVLQLPKLTLMPQRHPFVCGVVNLRGQTLPVIDLSQAIGMRPLVPGPNSTIIVTEYNRSVQAFLVGGVDRIVNMTWESILPPPASAGRQHYLTAISKVDEQLVEIIDVEKVLAEIVPYNAKVSREKLEDPVLERARGREVLLVDDSNVALSQLRDTLGQLGVKMHIASDGLKALNMLKAWADSGVVMTDKLLMIFTDAEMPEMDGYRLTTEIRNDPRLRGLYVVLHTSLSGSFNDSMVKKVGCDNFLSKFQPDKLVDVVRQRLMLDEVPA, from the coding sequence ATGGCTGGCATTCTCGACACGGTAGATCAACGCACGCAATTGGTGGGTGAGAATCGCCTGGAGATCCTTATGTTTCGCCTGGCCGGGCGCCAGTTGTTCGCGATCAACGTGTTCAAGGTGCAGGAAGTCCTGCAGTTGCCCAAGCTGACCCTGATGCCCCAGCGCCACCCGTTTGTCTGTGGCGTGGTCAACCTGCGCGGCCAGACCTTGCCGGTGATCGACCTGTCCCAGGCCATCGGCATGCGTCCGCTGGTTCCGGGGCCCAACAGCACCATTATCGTTACCGAGTACAACCGTTCGGTACAGGCCTTCCTGGTGGGCGGCGTCGACCGCATTGTCAACATGACCTGGGAGTCGATCCTGCCGCCGCCGGCCAGTGCCGGCCGCCAGCATTACCTCACGGCCATCAGCAAGGTGGATGAGCAGTTGGTAGAGATTATCGACGTGGAAAAAGTCCTCGCCGAGATCGTGCCCTACAACGCCAAAGTCTCCCGGGAAAAACTCGAGGACCCGGTACTCGAGCGTGCCCGTGGCCGCGAAGTGCTGCTGGTGGATGACTCCAACGTGGCCTTGTCGCAATTGCGCGACACCTTGGGGCAACTGGGGGTGAAGATGCATATCGCCAGTGACGGGCTCAAGGCCCTGAACATGCTCAAGGCCTGGGCGGACAGCGGTGTGGTGATGACCGACAAACTGTTGATGATCTTCACCGACGCCGAAATGCCCGAAATGGACGGCTACCGCCTGACCACCGAGATCCGCAATGACCCACGCCTGCGTGGCCTCTACGTGGTGCTGCACACCTCGTTGTCCGGCAGCTTCAACGACTCGATGGTGAAAAAGGTCGGTTGCGACAACTTCCTCTCCAAATTCCAGCCCGATAAATTGGTGGACGTGGTGCGCCAGCGCCTGATGCTGGATGAAGTCCCGGCCTGA
- a CDS encoding MOSC domain-containing protein, with translation MLRLSALYRYPLKSGKAETLAHIGLDKLGLDGDRRWMLVDEASGRFLTQRAVAQMSQLSALWNATGGLTLSGAGRPTLDVALPGADAELRGVTIWRDTLRVPDAGDEAADWVSRFVGKPTRLVHVPLARARTTAAGYGKDDDQVAFADGFPLLLIGQASLDDLSQRIGRPMEMLRFRPNLVIEGSEAFAEDGWKRLRIGDVELRVVKSCSRCILTTIDPATGERSADRQPLATLETYRKEPDGVMFGQNLVNDGVGRLEVGMPVTILE, from the coding sequence ATGCTTCGTCTCAGCGCGTTGTATCGGTACCCCTTGAAGTCGGGCAAGGCAGAGACCTTGGCGCATATCGGCTTGGACAAACTTGGGCTGGACGGGGACCGACGCTGGATGTTGGTGGACGAGGCCAGCGGGCGTTTCCTGACCCAGCGGGCGGTGGCGCAGATGAGTCAGCTGTCGGCACTCTGGAATGCCACCGGTGGCCTGACCTTGAGCGGTGCCGGCCGACCCACCCTGGACGTGGCGTTGCCCGGCGCTGATGCCGAGTTGCGTGGTGTCACCATTTGGCGCGACACCTTGCGGGTACCGGATGCCGGTGACGAGGCCGCCGACTGGGTCAGCCGGTTCGTCGGCAAACCGACCCGTCTGGTGCATGTCCCGCTGGCGCGTGCGCGCACCACGGCGGCCGGCTATGGCAAGGATGATGACCAGGTTGCGTTCGCTGACGGTTTCCCTTTGTTGCTGATCGGCCAGGCGTCCCTCGACGACCTGTCGCAGCGCATCGGCCGGCCCATGGAAATGCTGCGCTTTCGCCCCAACCTGGTGATTGAAGGCAGCGAGGCGTTTGCCGAGGATGGCTGGAAGCGCCTGCGCATTGGTGATGTGGAGTTGCGGGTGGTCAAGTCCTGTTCCCGTTGCATCCTCACCACCATCGACCCGGCGACCGGTGAGCGCAGCGCCGACCGCCAGCCGCTGGCGACCTTGGAAACCTACCGTAAAGAACCCGATGGCGTGATGTTCGGCCAGAACCTGGTCAATGACGGGGTTGGCCGCCTGGAAGTCGGCATGCCGGTGACGATCCTGGAGTAA
- the ppnP gene encoding pyrimidine/purine nucleoside phosphorylase: MFKVNEYFDGTVKSIAFGTPEGPATIGVMAPGEYEFGTAQREIMHVVSGALTVKLPGSDSWETFAAGSQFHVPADSKFQLKVAVDTAYLCEYRG; the protein is encoded by the coding sequence ATGTTCAAAGTCAATGAGTACTTCGACGGCACCGTCAAGTCGATCGCCTTCGGTACCCCTGAAGGTCCGGCGACCATCGGCGTCATGGCCCCGGGTGAATACGAATTCGGCACGGCCCAGCGTGAAATCATGCACGTGGTCTCGGGCGCACTGACCGTCAAGCTGCCAGGCAGCGACAGCTGGGAAACCTTCGCTGCAGGCAGCCAGTTCCATGTGCCTGCCGACAGCAAGTTCCAACTCAAGGTGGCCGTGGACACTGCCTACCTGTGCGAATACCGCGGCTAA
- a CDS encoding exonuclease domain-containing protein: MPHWLIIDLEATTDEGGWPVSEMEIIEIGVSLVNRQGRELDHFQRFVRPLRRPLLTPFCRQLTHISQASIDSAAPLTEVWPLFERWLGQHHPRLEGWASWGDYDRQQLELEWQRHGLASVLGQTPHVNLKQRFAKARRLDKPLGLNGALQLAGMQFNGQQHRALEDARNTARLLPLILPV, from the coding sequence ATGCCTCATTGGCTGATTATTGATCTTGAAGCCACAACGGATGAAGGCGGCTGGCCCGTGTCGGAGATGGAAATCATCGAAATCGGTGTAAGCCTGGTCAACCGCCAGGGCCGCGAACTGGACCACTTCCAGCGCTTCGTGCGGCCCTTGCGCCGCCCGCTGCTGACGCCGTTCTGCCGCCAGTTGACGCACATCAGCCAGGCCAGTATCGACAGCGCGGCGCCCTTGACCGAGGTCTGGCCGCTGTTTGAACGCTGGCTGGGCCAGCACCATCCGCGCCTGGAAGGCTGGGCCAGCTGGGGCGACTACGATCGCCAGCAACTGGAACTGGAGTGGCAGCGCCATGGCTTGGCCAGCGTGCTGGGCCAGACGCCCCATGTGAACCTCAAGCAGCGCTTCGCCAAGGCCCGGCGCCTGGACAAGCCGCTGGGGCTCAATGGCGCGTTGCAACTGGCGGGTATGCAGTTCAACGGCCAGCAACATCGGGCCCTGGAGGATGCGCGGAATACGGCGCGTTTGCTGCCGTTGATTTTGCCCGTGTAG